DNA from Algisphaera agarilytica:
CGATACGGTTGAGGTAGTCTGCCTGCTGCTCGGCCGAGAGGTCCAGCCCCAGCAGCTGCCGGCAACGCTCGGCCCGCAGCGACAGCATGGCGGGCTCGTTCTCCTGGTCCGCCAACGGCCCGACGCGGATCACGCCGTCCGCCAGCGTGCCGCCCGCGAGTTCAACGATCAGTGCGGCAGCGCGTCGGCTGGCGGTGCCCACGCCGACCGGATCCACGCCACGCTCGAAGCGGAAACTCGAATCGCTGGCGAGCTTGAGCGCCCGGCTGGTCTTGCGGACCTGAAGCGGCTCGAAGATCGCCGACTCCAGCAAGATGTCGGTCGTCTCCTCGCCGACCTCCGAATCCAGCCCGCCCATCACGCCCGCCACGGCCTGGGGTTTCTCGGCGTCAGCAATCACCAGCATGCCTTCACGCAGCTCGTGCTTCGTGCCGTCGATCGCGTTGAACTTTTCGCCCTTGGTCGCGCCACGCACGACGACTTTCCGGCCCGCCAATTTGCCCATGTCGAAAGCGTGCAGCGGCTGGCCGAGTTCGAGCAGCAAGAGGTTGGTCACGTCCACGACGTTGTTCACGCTGCGGAGCCCGACCGCTTCGAGCTTGGCGACCAGCCAATCCGGGCTCGGGCCGACCTTCACGCCGGTGATCACGCGGGCGGTGTACAGCGGGCAGGCCTCGGGCTGGGTGCTGTGATCCACGCTGGTCAACGACTCGACCGATTCGCTGCCCGCGTCCGGCAGCTCGGCCGGGGGACGCTTGAGCTCGGCCCCGGTCGCCGCCGCGACCTCACGGGCCACGCCGACGTGGCTGAGGCAGTCGCCGCGGTTGGAAGTGACCTCGACATCGAACATGACATCGCCCTTGGCCGGGCCCTCGTCGATCTCGATGGTGTCTTCGATCGGGAAGCCGTGGCCGGTCAAGAGGTCGTCCACCGCGTCATGGGCGACGGGGGTGCCGAGGTAGTCGTTGAGCCAGTTCAGACTGATTTTCATAGGGCCGAGAGTTTACCCGCCCCCGCCCGGCATCGCAGGGCAACCCACTTTCACACGCTTCACCGCTAACATGCGGGATCATGCTACTCCGCCGCCCCACTGCCCTATCGCCCGCCTGGCTCACCGCGGTGCTGCTGTGCGCGGGCGTGCTGGGTTTGGTCGGCTGTGAATCGGCCGAGCGGCAGGCCGTGATCGAGGCCACCGCCTACCCACCGGACTTCACGCTCGAATTCTTCGTGCAGTCCCAGCCCTGGCCCGGCGAAACCCCCGCCCCCGACGAGCGACCCGCCCAGCACACCGTGACCCCCGACCGTACGCTCCGTGCCGCCCTGGGCCCGGGCGTCTCCCCGAAATTCCACCCGCCCGCCACCGCCACGCTCTCGCCCACCGACATGGCCGGGCTCTACCGGTTGGCCGAGCAAGCCGCGGCCCACGAGGCCACGCTGGTCCCCATGTCCGGGTCGTCCCACCCCGAGGTCGTCTACCGCCTGTCAATCACCGCCCGCGACCAAACCACCGACCTCCGCACCACCCCCGACCGCAATCCCCCCGCCAAACAGCTCCTGGACCGCCTGATCGAGCTCCGCGGCGGACGTTGACGGTTTTCCGGGATTTGCCTACAATCTTGGATTCCCTCAACCCTCACCCGGCCCATCGGCCCAGGCCCCGGAGTCCCCCATGATCGAAGCTCTCAAAGACGACACCGTGATCAACGCCCTCGGCGGACGCTTCAAGTTCACCTCGCTGGTCCAGCACCGCGTCCGTGAACTCATGGACGGCGACCGCCCGCTGGTCGAACGCAACGGCCGCACCGACTTCGAAGTCGCCGTGCAGGAAGTCGTCGAAGGTAAGATCACCCTCGAGCTCCCCGCCGAAGACGAAGAGTAAACCTCTTCCCTCAACCGAATTCCATGAAGCCCACCGGTGAAATCATCGGTGGGCTTTTTCGTTGCTCTACAATGGTGGCATGCCCGAAGACGCCTCCAACCTCGCCGGCCGCAAGATTCTCGTCGCCCTCACCGGCGGGATCGCCGCGTACAAGACCGCCACGCTCGTCAGCCGCCTCGCCCAAGCCGGGGCCGAGGTCCGCGTGATCATGACCGAGGCGGCCACGAAGTTCATCACCCCACTCACGCTCCAGTCCCTGTCGGGCCACCCCGTACTCACCAGCATGTGGCAACACGACGACCGCCCCGACTCCCAACACGTCGGCCTCGCCCGCTGGTGCGACCAGATGGTCATCGCCCCCTGCTCCGCCGACATGCTCGCCAAGCTCGCCGCCGGACTCACCCCCGACTTGGTCAGCCTCACCGTCTGCGCCCTGCCCAGCGACACCCCGCTGCTCGTCGCCCCCGCGATGAACGCCGACATGTGGGACTCACCGATCGTGCAACGCAATCTGCAAACCCTGCGCGACCTCCTGCCCAACTTCAACGAAGTCGGCCCCGCCAAGGGTTGGCAGGCCTGTCGCACGAGTGGGAGCGGGCGGATGAGCGAGGCCGATGAAATCAAGCGAAGCCTAGTCGATATATCCATCGGTACTGATGAATGAGCGATGCAACAACTCAACCAGCAACGCCTCATTCGTTCTGGTTGCGCGTTGCTTTCCAACCGGCCAGCCTCGAATACGCTGTTCTATATCTGCTCGCTGGAACGATCCTGATCATCGCATCGGATGCCACGGTTCCTGCCTCATGGTCGATCTTTATTGGATCGAGCATGGTCTTTAGTGCTTGGTATCTCGCAGCAAGACTTGGCGTATTTTTCTTCGTTGCCGTACGCAAAAAAAGTAATGTTTTTTCTTATCTACCAAACTGGCTCGTTGCCATATTGCCACTGGTATTGATGTTAACTGCTTCTACTACAGATCTAGATCTCAAGGTCCGTCTTTGGCTATGCCAGAGTTCAATTCAAAAGGACGCAGAATGGATCATGGACCTACAAGAACACCAACAATTATATTTTGTTGAAAACAGCGGCCTACGCACTACCGGATTTTGGAGCTTGTTCACCGGGACGGTGTTTCATGCCGATAGCAAATCGGTCTGGTACAAAACGTCAAGGGGCGATTGGCTTGTAGGACGCGGTTCTATCTTCGGTGGAATCATCTACAGCCCGGATAATGAACCACATTTACCTGGCGACCTAGCTTGGAACCATCTATATGGCCCGTGGTGGGTTTGGCGCTGTACTGACTGAGCAAACACTATCGCTGCAGCCGTAGATCCCCCCGCTCGTTGAACGGGTCGGACCACTTCTCGTCGGTGTAGACGTTGCTGCCGGTGAGGGTTTCGAGGAAGGCGATGAGGTCATGGCGTTCCTGGCGGGTGGCGTCGAGCAGCTGGGGTAGGCCGTCCTTGATCATGCGGGGGTCGAGGTTGGTGTTGTCGTCGTTGGGCTGGCGGAAGTCGTAGTGGGCGAAAAGCGCATTGATGTTCGTCGCGGCACCGGCGTGGAACATGCCGCCGTTGAGGTCCCCATCAGGATGGACGAGGTCACGCAGGGTGGGCGAGCGGGTCACGTTCAGGTCCACCGGATTGCCCCGGCCCGGCGGCGAAGGGCGCACAAAGCCGTTGTTCAGCGAGTCCGGCACGATCGCGAACTCGGGCGGCACGTGGCATTCGGCACAGTTGAACCCGCCGCCGACCCGCCGGGCCGCGAGGAAAGAATCGGTGCTGGCGTTACGGGCGTTCGGCCTCCGCCGTGGCGTATGCTCGTCCTCGACCCACTCGAAGTCTTCGAAGAACAGCCGCTTGCCGTTGTTCTCCGAGGCGGTGAAGTTCGGGAAGTCGTCCAGCTCCGAGTCGACCTGGGCCCGCCCCTCGTCGTACTTCGAGTCGAACGACTGGATGCTCCGGACAAACTGGGCTAGCGCCAACTGCATCCGCTCTTCGGTGATCTGGCTGTCGCCGAACGCCATCTTGAAGAGCTTGGGGTAGTAGCGGGTGTCTTCCATCTTCTCGATGAGTTCATCGAAGCCGGGGCCGCCGTCTTCACCGCTGTACCCCATCTCGGCCTGGTTCCGGATGGGCAGGGTCATCTGCGCCTCAAGCGACTCGGCCGACTCGTCCCAGCGGAACTTTGTTTCGTCCCCGAATCGGACATTGACCAAACGCATCGAATGACGGTTGGTGAGTTGGCCGTCGATGCCTTCGCTGCGCTCGGCCGTGTCGGAGAAGGCGTGCTCCTGCTGATGGCAACTCGCACACGAGATCGAGTTGTCCGCCGAGAGTCGTTTGTCGTAGAACAGCACCCGGCCGAGGGTCGCGCCTTCGTCGGTGATCGGGTTGTTCAGAGGCGTGTTGTCTTGGGTGATGTAGGACGGGATGTCCTGGTCTGCGTAATTGAAAAGACGCGTGATGGTGATCACGCCCGTGACCTTCGACAGGGCCGGGCTCGCCGCGAACGCCAAGACCAATAGAACCAATAACAGAGCAACCGGCGGGTATCTCATGGCCGTAGAACGCCACCAGCCCCCTGCTATTGCATCCAATTCAGCTCAGCGTTTTCTCGACCTTCCAGCCAAACCCCTTGCGGTTGTCGATCCAGCGGAGCCAGGTCGGGCGGAAACGATAAAAACTCTGCTGTTCTGCAGCCGAGCGGAGCTGAGGCATCGAATTCACAAACTCGAACTTGCCGGTGTACAGCTCCCAGACGTGGTTCCACTCGGCTTGACCGTGGGAGATGGCGAGGTCGACGGTGCCGTGGATCTGAAGGCCGTGGATGAGCTCGGGGACGTCCTGGTGGGCGTAGATGGTGACCGCGGCGCGGGGATTCTCAATCAGGTGCTGGCTGTGCTTGGAGTCGGTCGAGCTGATCCAGTGCAGGCACCAGTTGGCGTCGTGGGCGTATTGGAGGTTGGCGGCGTGGGGCTGGCCATCCGAGCCGAAGGTCGCGAGGCTCGCGGTCCGGCAGGTGGCGAGGAAGAGTTCGATTTCCTGATTGAAGGCGAGGTCGTCCGTCATGGGGGCAGTATAAAGCCGCGGCCGACCGCGGGGTGCGGTCGGCCGGGAGGTTCGTTGCGATTGGGGAGCACAGGCACCCCGGGTCATTGCCCCGGGGCTAACGTTTTTACACAGCCAGCTTGGCGCCGATGCGTTGGAGCGCTTCTTCGACGTTTTCACGGCTGTTGAAGGCGCTGATGCGGAAGTAGCCTTCGCCGGATGCGCCGAAGCCGCTACCGGGGGTGCCGACGACGTGGGCTTCGTTGAGAAGCTGGTCGAAGAAGTCCCAGGAGCTAACGCCGTCGGGGGTCTTGACCCAGACGTACGGGGCGTTGATCCCGCCGAACACGGTCATGCCCGCGGCGATCAGCCCTTCGCGGATCAGGCGGGCGTTTTCCATGTAGAAGCCGACCAGCTCTTCGATCTGGGCCTTTCCTTCTTCGCTGTAGGCCGCCTCGGCCCCGCGCTGGACGATGTAGGACACGCCGTTGAACTTGGTGGACTGACGGCGGTTCCACAGGCCGTGGATCTCCACGTCGCTGCCGTCGCTGGCCTTGCCGGTCAGGCCCTTGGGCACGACGGTGAAGGCGCAACGCGTGCCGGTGAAGCCCGCGTTCTTCGAGAAGCTGCGGAACTCAATCGCGCACTTGCGAGCGCCTTCGATCTCGTAGATCGAGTGCGGCACGTCTTCATCGGTGATGAACGCGTGGTAGGCCGCATCGAACAGGATCAGCGTGTTGTTCGCCAGGGCGTAGTCGACCCACGCCTTGAGCGTCTCACGGCTGGCGGTCGCGCCGGTGGGGTTGTTGGGGTAGCAGAGGTACACCACGTCCACAGGCGACTCGGGCAACGCGGGCTCGAAGCTGTTCGCATCGGTCATCGGCAGGTAGACCAGGCCTTCGTAACGCCCGTCTTCGTTGGCCCCGCCGGTGTGGCCGGCCATGACGTTGGTGTCGACATACACCGGGTAGACCGGGTCGCACACAGCGATGGTGTTATCGTGGCCGAGGATGTCTAGGATGTTGCCGCTGTCGCATTTGCTGCCGTCGGACACAAAGATCTCCGAGGCATCGATTTCGCAGCCGCGGGCCTTGTAGTCGTGGTCGGCGATGGCTTCACGCAGCCAGGCATAACCCTGCTCGGGGCCGTAGCCGTGGAAGGACTCGCTCTTGCCCATCTCGTTGACGGCGCGGATCATCGCGGTGCGGATCGCTTCGGGCAAAGGCTCGGTCACGTCACCGATGCCGAGCTTGATGAGCTTGGCCTCGGGGTTGGCTTCGGCAAAGGCGTTGACGCGGCGTGCGATCTCCGGGAAGAGGTAGCCGGCGGCGAGCTTGAGGTAATTGTCGTTGATACGGGCCATGGTTAAATCCAATCATGTTGCCGCAGATTTCGCAGATGAACACAGATTAAAACCTGGTCATGCTGTTTCGAAAATCTGCGTAAATCTGTGAAATCTGTGGCTAAGCGGTTTTCTCGTTTGCGAACTGTTTCGCGGCTTCGAGGGCGTCGGGGAGTTTAGCAGGGTCTTTGCCGCCGGCCTGGGCCATGTCGGGTCGGCCGCCGCCGCCGCCGCCCACGATGGGGGCGACGTGTTTGATCCAGTCGCCGGCCTTGAAGCCGCCTTCGATCATCGGCTTGGGCACCGAGGCGATCATCGCGACCTTGCCCGACTCGGCGTCGGCGGTGGCGAGGAACAACGCGCTCTCGCCGTGCTTCTTGCGGACGACATCCATCGCCGAGCGGAGCGTCTTGCCATCGGCCCCGGGGACCTCCGCCACGATGACCCCCCCGGAATGTTCCTCGGCAATGGCTTGCGCCGCGGCAACGACGCCTTGCTCGGCCTGGTTGCCCTGCTGCTTCTGGTAGGCCTTCACCTTCTCGCCGAGCTCGCCGAGGCCCAGACGGATCGCGTGGGTGGCGGACAACGGCAACGTCGCGGCCTCGGCCGACTTGGTGATGGTTTCGATCTGCTGAGCCAGCGATTCGACCGGCGCATCTTTGAGCATCTCGACTCTGCTGGCGAGTTGCTGTCCCGTGGCCACGGCTTTGTGGGCCGCGGGCCCGGTGAGTGCGGTCACACGACGTACACCCTTGCTGACCGATTCCTGCGACACGATGCAGAAGCCCTCGGCGTCGCCGGTCTTGGCGAGGTGCGTACCGCCGCAGAACTCGATGCTGTAGCCGGGCCAGTCGGCGTTGTCGGGGTCGCTGATCAGATCGTTCACGGGGACGCCGATCGACACGACGCGGACCATCGGCGGGTACTTCTCGCCGAAGACTGCACGAAGGCCGTTGATCTTCAGCGCGTCTTCCTGCGGCACGACCTGGGCGTACACCGGCAGGTCCTTGGCGATGTCGTCGTTGACCTGCTTCTCCACCGCAGCGATCTCTTCGGGCGACAGCGCGTTGCCGTGGGAGAAGTCGAAGCGGAGCTTTTCGTCGTCGACCAGCGAACCCTTCTGGTTCGCCTCGTCGTTGACGTGGTCCCGCAGGGCACGGTTCATGACGTGGGTGGTCGTGTGGTTGTTCTGGGTGAGGGCACGGCGTTTAGCGTCGACGGCCAGGGCGACTGAAGTCGCCCCGCCCTGCAGCGTCCCTGCGAGGACTTCACCGAGGTGGAACGTGACGTCGCCGACCTTGACGGTGTCGGTGACTTTGACGCGAGCACCGTTGGTGAACTGCAGCGAGCCGGTGTCCCCCACCTGGCCGCCGGCCTCGGCGTAGAACGGGGTCTGGCCCAGCACGACCGCACACGGCTTACCCGCCTCGACCTGCTCGGCCACCTTGTACAGTCCGCAGTTGGTGCCGACGCGGAAGACGTGGACCGAAGTCTCAACGCCCATCGCTTCGGTCTGGCCGTAGCCGGTGAAGTCGGTCTTGGGCAGGTCGTTCTGTTGCACGAGTTCGACGAGCGACGCCTTGGCGTCGGCCCCGCCGCCTTCGCCCTTGGAAATCTCGGCGTGCTTGGCTTTGGCTTGGTCGTAGCCCGCTTGATCCACGGTCAGGCCGCGTTCATCCGCCATGACCTGGGTCAGGCTGAACGGGAAGCCGTAGGTCGCTTCCATGTCGAAGGCGGTCTCGCCGTCGAGCGTCTGACCAGACGACAAGCCTTCGAGGGCCTTGTCGAAAATCACGATGCCTCTTTCGAGTGTCGCGCGGAACGCGATCTCTTCTTCTTCGAGTTCTTTCGCCACGGCTTCCGCAGCCGGGCCGATCTCGGGGAAGACATCGCCCATCAACTCGACCACTGCCGGCACGAGCTTGTAGAAGAACGGCTCGGTCACGCCCAGCGTCTGGTGGCCGAAGCGCACCGCGCGACGCAAAATCGTCCGCAACACCGCGTCGCGCCCCTTGTTGCCGCAGTGGGCGCCGTCGGACAACGCAAAAGTCAACGCACGGATGTGGTCAGCGATAACGCGGTAGGCGGTGTCGATCGGATTGCTGAGCGTGTCTTCGCCGCCGTCGTAGGGCTTGGCCCCGGTGACCTTCTGGATCGCCG
Protein-coding regions in this window:
- a CDS encoding DNA-directed RNA polymerase subunit omega; this encodes MIEALKDDTVINALGGRFKFTSLVQHRVRELMDGDRPLVERNGRTDFEVAVQEVVEGKITLELPAEDEE
- a CDS encoding pyridoxamine 5'-phosphate oxidase family protein; the protein is MTDDLAFNQEIELFLATCRTASLATFGSDGQPHAANLQYAHDANWCLHWISSTDSKHSQHLIENPRAAVTIYAHQDVPELIHGLQIHGTVDLAISHGQAEWNHVWELYTGKFEFVNSMPQLRSAAEQQSFYRFRPTWLRWIDNRKGFGWKVEKTLS
- a CDS encoding flavoprotein; this translates as MPEDASNLAGRKILVALTGGIAAYKTATLVSRLAQAGAEVRVIMTEAATKFITPLTLQSLSGHPVLTSMWQHDDRPDSQHVGLARWCDQMVIAPCSADMLAKLAAGLTPDLVSLTVCALPSDTPLLVAPAMNADMWDSPIVQRNLQTLRDLLPNFNEVGPAKGWQACRTSGSGRMSEADEIKRSLVDISIGTDE
- a CDS encoding cytochrome-c peroxidase, coding for MRYPPVALLLVLLVLAFAASPALSKVTGVITITRLFNYADQDIPSYITQDNTPLNNPITDEGATLGRVLFYDKRLSADNSISCASCHQQEHAFSDTAERSEGIDGQLTNRHSMRLVNVRFGDETKFRWDESAESLEAQMTLPIRNQAEMGYSGEDGGPGFDELIEKMEDTRYYPKLFKMAFGDSQITEERMQLALAQFVRSIQSFDSKYDEGRAQVDSELDDFPNFTASENNGKRLFFEDFEWVEDEHTPRRRPNARNASTDSFLAARRVGGGFNCAECHVPPEFAIVPDSLNNGFVRPSPPGRGNPVDLNVTRSPTLRDLVHPDGDLNGGMFHAGAATNINALFAHYDFRQPNDDNTNLDPRMIKDGLPQLLDATRQERHDLIAFLETLTGSNVYTDEKWSDPFNERGDLRLQR
- the alaS gene encoding alanine--tRNA ligase, encoding MATKPSTPGVVDQLYSAIPTAFSDGTPFRVCPTLQKLNVMPNPAPGNSANQIRQQFIDFFVQKAGHAAVPSSPVVPHDDPTLLFTNAGMNQFKDVFLGTGSRDYTRAVDTQKCIRAGGKHNDLDDVGKDSYHHTFFEMLGNWSFGDYFKQEAIDWAWELLTSEEWWGLDPERLHATYFEGDASEGLDPDLEARDMWLKHLPADHVHPGNKKDNFWEMGDTGPCGPCSELHYDRSPDKSGGSLVNADGQDTVVEIWNLVFIQFNRQQSGGLVPLPAKHVDTGMGFERIVRVLQGKTSNYDTDVFTPIFAAIQKVTGAKPYDGGEDTLSNPIDTAYRVIADHIRALTFALSDGAHCGNKGRDAVLRTILRRAVRFGHQTLGVTEPFFYKLVPAVVELMGDVFPEIGPAAEAVAKELEEEEIAFRATLERGIVIFDKALEGLSSGQTLDGETAFDMEATYGFPFSLTQVMADERGLTVDQAGYDQAKAKHAEISKGEGGGADAKASLVELVQQNDLPKTDFTGYGQTEAMGVETSVHVFRVGTNCGLYKVAEQVEAGKPCAVVLGQTPFYAEAGGQVGDTGSLQFTNGARVKVTDTVKVGDVTFHLGEVLAGTLQGGATSVALAVDAKRRALTQNNHTTTHVMNRALRDHVNDEANQKGSLVDDEKLRFDFSHGNALSPEEIAAVEKQVNDDIAKDLPVYAQVVPQEDALKINGLRAVFGEKYPPMVRVVSIGVPVNDLISDPDNADWPGYSIEFCGGTHLAKTGDAEGFCIVSQESVSKGVRRVTALTGPAAHKAVATGQQLASRVEMLKDAPVESLAQQIETITKSAEAATLPLSATHAIRLGLGELGEKVKAYQKQQGNQAEQGVVAAAQAIAEEHSGGVIVAEVPGADGKTLRSAMDVVRKKHGESALFLATADAESGKVAMIASVPKPMIEGGFKAGDWIKHVAPIVGGGGGGRPDMAQAGGKDPAKLPDALEAAKQFANEKTA
- a CDS encoding LL-diaminopimelate aminotransferase codes for the protein MARINDNYLKLAAGYLFPEIARRVNAFAEANPEAKLIKLGIGDVTEPLPEAIRTAMIRAVNEMGKSESFHGYGPEQGYAWLREAIADHDYKARGCEIDASEIFVSDGSKCDSGNILDILGHDNTIAVCDPVYPVYVDTNVMAGHTGGANEDGRYEGLVYLPMTDANSFEPALPESPVDVVYLCYPNNPTGATASRETLKAWVDYALANNTLILFDAAYHAFITDEDVPHSIYEIEGARKCAIEFRSFSKNAGFTGTRCAFTVVPKGLTGKASDGSDVEIHGLWNRRQSTKFNGVSYIVQRGAEAAYSEEGKAQIEELVGFYMENARLIREGLIAAGMTVFGGINAPYVWVKTPDGVSSWDFFDQLLNEAHVVGTPGSGFGASGEGYFRISAFNSRENVEEALQRIGAKLAV